Proteins from a single region of Geothrix sp. PMB-07:
- a CDS encoding aldo/keto reductase family oxidoreductase yields MNGHDTSLIQGLWRIGAWGLSSTELARLVEGCLDLGIDTFDLADIYHGYQCEALFGEALKAAPSLKARIRVISKCGIALVKPARPHHRVQHYNTSHAHIVASVEQSLAAMGLEQLDLLLIHRPDPLMDADEVARAFGDLHRAGKVAAFGVSNFLPHQFELLQSRLEQPLATNQVEVSLLRTDSLFDGTLDQAQRLRVRPQAWSPLGGGRLSREPVESALGQALAQVGRELDATPEQLALAWLLHHPAGIQPVLGSGKLERIRVMARARDLNLDRQQWFQLLEAARGFPVP; encoded by the coding sequence ATGAACGGCCACGACACCTCACTCATCCAGGGCCTCTGGCGCATCGGCGCGTGGGGCCTCAGTTCCACCGAGCTGGCCCGCCTGGTGGAGGGCTGCCTCGACCTGGGCATCGACACCTTCGATCTCGCCGACATCTACCATGGCTACCAGTGCGAGGCCCTGTTCGGCGAAGCGCTGAAGGCGGCCCCTTCCCTGAAAGCCCGCATCCGGGTGATCTCCAAGTGCGGCATCGCCCTCGTCAAACCCGCGCGCCCACACCACCGCGTGCAGCACTACAACACCAGCCACGCCCACATCGTGGCTTCGGTGGAGCAGTCCCTGGCGGCCATGGGTCTTGAGCAGCTGGACCTGCTGCTCATCCATCGCCCAGACCCCCTGATGGATGCCGATGAGGTCGCCCGGGCCTTCGGTGACCTCCACCGTGCGGGCAAGGTGGCGGCCTTCGGCGTCTCCAATTTCCTGCCCCACCAGTTCGAACTGCTGCAAAGCCGCCTGGAGCAGCCCCTGGCCACCAATCAGGTGGAGGTATCCCTGCTGCGCACGGATTCGCTCTTCGACGGAACCCTCGACCAGGCCCAGCGGCTGCGCGTCCGGCCCCAGGCCTGGTCCCCCCTGGGGGGCGGACGGTTGAGCCGGGAACCTGTGGAAAGCGCCCTGGGCCAAGCCCTGGCTCAGGTGGGGCGCGAACTGGATGCCACCCCCGAACAGCTGGCCCTCGCCTGGCTGCTGCACCATCCGGCAGGCATCCAGCCTGTGCTCGGTTCGGGAAAATTGGAGCGCATTCGCGTCATGGCCCGGGCCCGGGATCTCAACCTGGATCGCCAGCAGTGGTTCCAGCTGCTGGAGGCGGCCCGGGGCTTTCCCGTGCCCTGA
- a CDS encoding ROK family transcriptional regulator, which produces MKKATHQATKEHNTTLVLKTIYHDDQISRADIARTTSLTRTTVSEIVTELIGTGLVKETGIAPSTIGKPAIYVDFDAHARQLICVDLSGDEFQGALVNLKGDVLLRHALPVGERKGEAALQLAHRLIEGLWAQTSAPILGIGIGTPGPVDTEKGIIRQAVNLGWANLDLRENLAGRYNVPIHIANDSHVAALAECAYGGHGRTPSLVLIKVGEGIGSGIVLNGNLHTGDGFSAGEVGHLCVVRGGAPCTCGNLGCLETVASTPSVLAFLRETALHTPETPLGRALASREATLDLLRAFNDGGDPQARALVRNLGAHLGVVAASLAGVLNVHKIVLSGMPSLFGEPLLEAMRAEIRARILPEQAMETQVCFSSIGSDIVIQGACALVLRKELNLP; this is translated from the coding sequence ATGAAAAAAGCCACGCACCAAGCCACCAAGGAACACAACACGACCCTCGTGTTGAAGACCATCTACCACGACGATCAGATCAGCCGCGCCGACATCGCCCGCACCACCAGCCTCACCCGCACCACCGTCTCCGAAATCGTCACCGAGCTGATCGGAACCGGCCTGGTCAAAGAGACCGGCATCGCCCCCTCCACCATCGGAAAACCCGCCATCTACGTCGATTTCGACGCTCACGCCCGCCAGCTCATCTGTGTCGATCTCAGCGGCGACGAGTTCCAAGGCGCCCTGGTCAATCTCAAGGGCGATGTCCTCCTGCGCCACGCCCTGCCCGTGGGCGAGCGCAAAGGCGAGGCCGCCTTGCAACTGGCCCATCGCCTCATCGAAGGGCTCTGGGCCCAAACCTCCGCACCCATCCTCGGCATCGGCATCGGCACCCCCGGTCCCGTGGACACGGAGAAGGGCATCATCCGCCAGGCCGTGAACCTGGGCTGGGCCAACCTGGATCTGCGCGAGAACCTCGCCGGGCGCTACAACGTGCCCATCCACATCGCCAACGACAGCCACGTGGCTGCCCTGGCGGAATGCGCCTACGGCGGCCACGGGCGCACCCCCAGCCTGGTGCTCATCAAGGTGGGCGAGGGCATCGGCTCAGGCATCGTCCTGAACGGCAATCTCCACACCGGCGATGGCTTCAGCGCCGGTGAGGTGGGGCACCTCTGCGTCGTTCGGGGGGGCGCCCCCTGCACCTGTGGGAACCTGGGCTGCCTGGAAACCGTGGCCAGCACCCCTTCCGTGCTGGCGTTCCTCCGCGAAACGGCCCTGCACACACCAGAGACGCCCCTGGGCCGGGCCCTGGCTTCCCGCGAGGCCACCCTCGACCTCCTGCGCGCATTCAATGACGGCGGCGATCCCCAGGCACGGGCCCTGGTGAGGAATCTGGGCGCCCATCTGGGCGTCGTGGCTGCAAGCCTCGCCGGGGTGCTCAACGTCCATAAAATCGTCCTCTCCGGCATGCCCAGCCTCTTTGGTGAACCCCTCCTTGAGGCCATGCGCGCCGAAATCCGCGCCCGCATCCTCCCCGAACAGGCCATGGAGACCCAGGTCTGCTTCTCCTCCATCGGCTCCGACATCGTCATCCAGGGCGCCTGCGCCCTCGTTCTCCGCAAAGAACTCAACCTTCCTTGA
- a CDS encoding bifunctional 2-polyprenyl-6-hydroxyphenol methylase/3-demethylubiquinol 3-O-methyltransferase UbiG — MGKETSDSYGRLDYRGLIAWPERLQREAPLLQRVLGSAPSKRILDLGCGSGEHSRFPQSLGFEVTGVDASASQVQAAREADPAGHYVEAGLVELEGVVEPGQGGALCLGNTLPHLCEEAEVRAFFSGLARCLLPGAPFLLQLLNYDRILDRGERTFPVLLRPGAHEAEDTVFLRLMTHHGQGRITFTPARLSYRPGTADPLALIAAETVNLRGWRRAELEALAEGTGLQVREAFGSMTGEAWSPMASDLVLWMERRSPS, encoded by the coding sequence ATGGGCAAGGAAACTTCCGACTCCTATGGACGGCTGGACTACCGGGGGCTCATCGCCTGGCCGGAGCGCCTGCAGCGCGAGGCGCCCCTGCTTCAGCGCGTGCTGGGAAGTGCGCCCTCGAAGCGCATCCTCGACCTGGGCTGCGGCAGCGGCGAGCACAGCCGCTTCCCGCAGTCGCTGGGCTTCGAGGTCACCGGCGTGGATGCCTCGGCCAGCCAGGTGCAGGCGGCCCGGGAGGCCGATCCCGCGGGCCACTACGTCGAAGCGGGACTCGTGGAGTTGGAGGGTGTGGTGGAACCTGGCCAAGGCGGCGCCCTCTGCCTGGGGAACACCCTGCCGCACCTCTGCGAAGAGGCCGAAGTCCGCGCCTTCTTCTCGGGGCTGGCCCGCTGTCTGCTGCCCGGTGCGCCTTTCCTGCTTCAGCTGTTGAACTACGACCGCATCCTCGATCGGGGTGAAAGGACGTTCCCCGTGCTGCTGCGCCCCGGCGCACACGAAGCGGAGGACACGGTCTTCCTGCGTCTCATGACCCACCACGGCCAGGGACGGATCACCTTCACCCCCGCGCGGCTGAGCTACCGCCCCGGAACGGCTGATCCCCTGGCATTGATCGCTGCCGAAACGGTGAATCTGCGCGGTTGGCGCCGCGCCGAACTGGAGGCGCTGGCCGAGGGCACTGGGCTGCAGGTGCGGGAGGCCTTCGGCTCCATGACCGGTGAGGCCTGGAGTCCCATGGCGTCCGACCTGGTACTGTGGATGGAACGGAGGTCGCCATCATGA
- a CDS encoding alpha/beta hydrolase: MLSLPVFLLPALTLLTFAQPPARPIQRELLQVPSRQGVSQPCLLISEGPTPKAVAIMFPGGSGIIGLGRKSLEAVFKPEGNFLIRAADRFLSPDLAVLLMDCPSDRPTGLDDGFRASEDHAADVRAVANVLRTRFPGAKLYLVGTSRGTVSAAYAAEHLGAAVDGLVLSSSVFLANQRNVGLSLFHFDRVKVPMLFVHHAEDGCPVCPYSQAMKLAGKTALITVRGGAEPISGPCDPLSHHGYFGRESQVAQAIRGWILGQPYEREIP; this comes from the coding sequence ATGCTCAGCCTGCCCGTCTTCCTTCTCCCGGCCCTGACGCTGCTTACCTTCGCGCAGCCCCCCGCCCGGCCCATCCAGCGGGAGTTGCTGCAGGTGCCTTCCCGGCAGGGGGTGTCTCAGCCCTGCCTGCTGATCTCCGAGGGCCCGACCCCCAAGGCGGTGGCGATCATGTTCCCCGGCGGCAGCGGCATCATCGGGTTGGGCCGGAAATCCCTGGAAGCGGTGTTCAAACCGGAGGGCAATTTCCTGATCCGCGCCGCGGACCGTTTCCTGAGCCCCGACTTGGCCGTCCTGCTCATGGACTGCCCTTCGGACCGGCCCACGGGCCTGGACGATGGTTTCCGGGCCAGCGAGGACCACGCAGCCGACGTGAGGGCCGTGGCGAACGTTTTGCGCACGCGCTTCCCCGGGGCGAAGCTCTACCTGGTGGGCACCAGCCGAGGCACGGTATCCGCGGCCTATGCAGCGGAACATCTGGGCGCAGCGGTGGATGGCCTGGTGCTCTCTTCCTCCGTATTTCTGGCCAACCAGCGCAACGTGGGCCTCAGCCTCTTCCATTTTGACCGGGTGAAGGTGCCGATGCTGTTCGTCCACCACGCCGAGGATGGCTGCCCGGTTTGCCCCTACTCCCAGGCCATGAAGCTCGCCGGGAAAACCGCTCTGATCACCGTTCGCGGAGGCGCGGAACCGATCTCAGGCCCTTGCGACCCCCTCTCCCATCACGGCTATTTCGGGCGGGAAAGCCAAGTGGCCCAGGCCATTCGCGGATGGATCCTGGGCCAGCCTTATGAACGGGAGATTCCCTGA
- the tsaA gene encoding tRNA (N6-threonylcarbamoyladenosine(37)-N6)-methyltransferase TrmO, whose translation MDAFFTYHPIGFVRTPYARRIDAPHQPTVVEGTETGSPAEATLELDDALPETVLRDLEGFARIWLIFAFHLSEGWAPLVQPPRGPKAKRGVLATRSPHRPNAIGLSAVELVAVEGRTLRLRGVDLLDGTPVLDLKPYVPYADAFPGIAAGWIDAVDAATGAHSAPGPRKPRRPAESS comes from the coding sequence ATGGATGCCTTCTTCACGTACCACCCCATCGGTTTTGTCCGCACCCCCTATGCGCGGCGCATCGACGCCCCCCATCAGCCCACGGTGGTGGAAGGCACCGAGACCGGCAGCCCGGCCGAGGCCACCCTGGAACTGGATGACGCCCTGCCGGAAACGGTGCTGCGTGATCTCGAGGGCTTCGCCCGCATCTGGCTCATCTTCGCCTTCCACCTCAGCGAGGGCTGGGCGCCCCTGGTGCAGCCGCCGCGGGGCCCGAAGGCCAAGCGGGGCGTGCTCGCCACCCGATCGCCCCACCGGCCCAATGCCATCGGCCTTTCCGCCGTAGAGCTGGTGGCGGTGGAGGGTCGAACCCTGCGGTTGCGGGGCGTGGATCTGCTGGATGGCACGCCGGTGCTCGATCTCAAACCCTACGTGCCCTACGCGGATGCCTTTCCGGGGATTGCCGCCGGGTGGATCGACGCGGTCGATGCGGCCACGGGGGCGCACTCCGCGCCGGGTCCCCGAAAGCCGAGGAGGCCAGCGGAATCCTCTTGA
- a CDS encoding serine/threonine-protein kinase yields the protein MLPSLPPGHTLHEYRFDKLLGVGGFGFTYLATDLNLHLPVAIKEYLPSSIAHRDAELAVHPMKEEDRPTFDWGLARFLDEARTLAAFHHPHIVRVMRYFQAHATAYMVMEFVDGAPLPDWLLQRRPLPQAGMVKLLRALAEGLDAIHRGGYLHRDIKPCNIYLRKDDSPVLLDFGAARSTAGGKGHTAILSFGYAPIEQYSESSVQGPWTDLYALGGVMYWLLTGKRPVDATARVRDDPHVPALQAGDRSAYSPEFLALIDWMLMMDERQRPQSAGALMARLDGLSEPVPSATSAVTSRDIPTFIPSPHPDSTPVSAEHLRDLESELARHIGPLASLLVKKATKKHTTFDALLEAVATEIQDETERSGFLRKVRGSTQPPSTPPSSPPSSPSGQPGGGQSGPVSFDGMLLERLETLLTHHIGVVAQVVVRRAARQARDEQELRLLVAEKIEDPGERRAFLKRALATSGRHTSS from the coding sequence ATGCTTCCCAGCCTTCCTCCCGGGCACACCCTCCACGAGTACCGCTTCGACAAGCTGCTGGGTGTCGGGGGCTTCGGATTCACGTATCTCGCCACCGATCTGAACCTCCACCTGCCGGTGGCCATCAAGGAATACCTGCCTTCCAGCATCGCCCACCGGGATGCAGAGCTGGCCGTGCATCCCATGAAGGAAGAAGACAGGCCCACCTTCGACTGGGGGCTGGCCCGCTTCCTGGATGAGGCCCGCACCCTGGCGGCCTTCCACCATCCGCACATCGTCCGCGTCATGCGCTACTTCCAGGCCCATGCCACTGCCTACATGGTGATGGAATTCGTGGACGGGGCGCCGCTTCCGGATTGGCTGCTGCAGCGGCGCCCCTTGCCCCAGGCCGGGATGGTGAAGTTGCTCCGCGCCCTGGCCGAAGGGTTGGATGCCATCCACCGGGGCGGCTATCTGCACCGCGACATCAAGCCCTGCAACATCTACCTCCGGAAGGACGACAGCCCCGTGTTGCTGGATTTCGGCGCCGCGCGCTCCACCGCGGGTGGGAAGGGGCACACGGCCATTCTCAGCTTCGGGTATGCGCCCATCGAGCAGTACAGCGAATCCAGCGTGCAGGGGCCCTGGACCGATCTCTATGCGCTGGGCGGTGTCATGTACTGGTTGCTGACGGGGAAGCGCCCGGTCGATGCCACTGCGCGTGTCCGCGATGATCCGCATGTGCCTGCGCTTCAGGCGGGCGACCGGTCGGCCTATTCGCCCGAATTCCTCGCCCTCATCGATTGGATGCTGATGATGGACGAGCGTCAGCGGCCCCAGTCCGCCGGAGCGCTGATGGCCCGTCTCGATGGGCTGTCGGAGCCTGTGCCCTCTGCCACATCGGCCGTCACCAGCCGGGACATTCCCACCTTCATCCCCAGTCCCCATCCGGACTCCACGCCAGTGAGCGCGGAGCATCTGAGAGATCTCGAAAGCGAGCTGGCCCGGCACATCGGCCCCCTTGCTTCGCTCCTGGTGAAGAAGGCCACCAAAAAGCACACCACCTTCGATGCGCTGCTGGAGGCCGTGGCCACGGAGATCCAGGACGAAACGGAGCGATCTGGCTTCCTCCGGAAAGTGCGGGGCAGCACCCAGCCGCCTTCCACACCCCCCTCTTCGCCACCGTCCTCGCCATCTGGCCAGCCCGGCGGTGGTCAATCAGGCCCCGTGTCCTTCGATGGGATGCTGCTGGAGCGCCTGGAAACCCTGCTGACCCACCACATCGGCGTGGTGGCCCAGGTGGTGGTCCGGCGGGCGGCCCGGCAGGCCCGGGACGAGCAGGAACTGCGCCTCCTGGTGGCCGAGAAGATCGAAGACCCCGGGGAACGCCGGGCCTTCCTGAAACGCGCGCTGGCCACATCCGGGCGGCATACCTCCTCCTGA
- a CDS encoding FecR domain-containing protein, which translates to MRSLLPLTVFAIGLLALQARAGEPAGIATIVDGKAWLVRGANLHPLKEGMALAAADILETEARTHVQIEFPDGSALGLGPATSTYLSARPQGAGKPGELLLHLGWVKVSGPASAGLLRVLSSSLSLHPKSGAFVLRREDSATECFVEAGELIPSAGGRSGLRWEPRKAGEFAEFKADHTLNILNRPTATFRAAIPRPFLDTLPSRFGKFSGKKVEPEGERPLSSEEADRWVRAFPSERGALLRRFANRLKDRATKGSS; encoded by the coding sequence ATGCGCAGCTTGCTTCCCTTGACCGTCTTCGCGATCGGCCTCCTGGCTCTGCAGGCGCGCGCGGGCGAGCCCGCAGGGATCGCCACCATCGTGGATGGCAAGGCCTGGTTGGTACGAGGCGCAAACCTCCATCCTCTGAAAGAGGGCATGGCCCTGGCCGCTGCCGACATTCTGGAGACCGAAGCCCGCACCCATGTGCAGATCGAGTTCCCGGATGGCTCCGCCCTGGGGCTGGGACCCGCCACCTCCACCTATCTGTCGGCGCGCCCCCAAGGTGCCGGGAAACCCGGAGAGCTCCTGCTCCATTTGGGCTGGGTGAAAGTGTCCGGGCCCGCCAGTGCGGGCCTGCTCCGGGTGCTGAGCTCCTCTCTCTCCCTCCACCCAAAGAGCGGCGCCTTCGTGTTGCGGCGCGAGGATTCCGCCACAGAATGCTTCGTGGAAGCCGGAGAGCTGATTCCCTCCGCTGGGGGAAGATCAGGCCTTCGTTGGGAGCCGCGAAAGGCTGGCGAATTCGCGGAATTCAAGGCCGACCATACGCTGAACATTCTCAACCGGCCTACAGCGACCTTCCGGGCCGCGATTCCTCGGCCCTTTCTGGACACGCTGCCTTCGCGCTTCGGGAAATTCAGCGGCAAGAAGGTGGAGCCCGAAGGCGAGCGGCCCCTGAGTTCCGAAGAGGCTGATCGCTGGGTCCGTGCCTTTCCAAGTGAGCGCGGCGCCCTGCTCCGCCGCTTTGCCAACCGTCTGAAAGATCGCGCCACCAAGGGAAGCTCATGA
- a CDS encoding DUF3365 domain-containing protein, with product MKLIVKFNLIFLAVFVLGFAAAAYASRALLQRNAQDEIVQNARLIMEASLASRAYTTNQVAPLLQTQMKYEFLPQSVPAYGAAEQFNAMRAKFPDFAYKEATLNPTNLRNRANDWEADLVNRFRQYPDQSEIIGERDTPTGRSLYLAHPIQIKSAACLACHSTVDAAPKTLLEKYGSANGFGWKLNEIIGAQVVSVPTALPLKKADQAFRTFMLSLGAVFLLIFTALNLMLWYMVVRPVTQLALIAEEVSMGKMDDTEFPAFGSDEIGRLSQAFTRMKKSLTQAMKMLDE from the coding sequence ATGAAGCTCATCGTCAAGTTCAACCTCATCTTCCTGGCGGTCTTCGTGCTCGGGTTCGCCGCGGCGGCCTACGCTTCGCGCGCCTTGTTGCAACGGAACGCCCAGGACGAGATCGTGCAGAATGCCCGCCTGATCATGGAGGCCTCACTGGCCTCGCGCGCCTACACCACCAATCAGGTGGCGCCGCTGCTGCAGACTCAGATGAAGTACGAATTCCTGCCCCAATCGGTGCCGGCCTATGGCGCGGCAGAGCAGTTCAACGCCATGCGGGCGAAGTTCCCGGATTTCGCCTACAAGGAAGCCACCCTGAACCCCACCAACCTGCGGAATCGCGCCAACGACTGGGAAGCCGACCTGGTGAACCGCTTCCGCCAATACCCCGACCAGAGCGAGATCATCGGCGAACGCGATACACCCACGGGCCGCTCCCTCTACCTGGCCCACCCCATTCAAATCAAGAGCGCCGCCTGCCTCGCCTGCCACAGCACCGTGGATGCCGCTCCCAAAACGCTGCTGGAGAAATACGGAAGCGCCAACGGCTTCGGGTGGAAGCTCAACGAGATCATCGGCGCCCAGGTGGTGTCGGTGCCCACGGCCCTGCCTTTGAAGAAGGCCGACCAGGCCTTCCGCACCTTCATGCTGTCGCTGGGCGCCGTGTTTCTTCTCATCTTCACAGCCCTCAACCTGATGCTCTGGTACATGGTGGTCCGTCCCGTGACCCAGCTGGCCCTCATCGCCGAGGAGGTCAGCATGGGCAAGATGGATGACACCGAATTCCCGGCCTTCGGCAGCGACGAAATCGGGCGCCTGAGCCAGGCCTTCACCCGCATGAAGAAGAGCCTCACCCAGGCCATGAAGATGCTGGACGAATAA